A genomic region of Mesorhizobium sp. NZP2077 contains the following coding sequences:
- a CDS encoding Hsp70 family protein, which translates to MRPAFAGIDFGTSNSTVGVVRNGQPHLVALEDGQVTLPSAVFFNFEDGRICFGRQAIANYTDSVEGRLMRSLKSVLGSSLAHEKTRIKARSIGFMEIIGLFLGHLRKKLEEDGGDLVETVVLGRPVQFVDDDAQADANAQSDLEKAAHAQGFKHIAFQFEPIAAALDYEQRVTQEELALIIDMGGGTSDFSVVRVSPERARSPDRKDDILASRGVHIGGTDFDRLLSIAHVMPQLGYLTPTKDGKRNLPASYFIDLATWQRINLVYTAKAMTHLRQIRYEAARADLVDRFIHIVEHRYGHALAALVEKAKIELTDQTSAEVAVRLPDMEFAAEITRDGLDASIARDIERVSDTVGQTIRDAQVKPSDITAVFLTGGSTAIPLAREKILSLVPQASVIDGDMFGSVGLGLALDAQRKFG; encoded by the coding sequence TTGCGACCAGCATTCGCCGGTATCGATTTCGGCACTTCGAACTCCACGGTCGGCGTGGTCCGCAACGGGCAACCCCACCTCGTCGCGCTTGAAGACGGCCAGGTCACGCTGCCCAGCGCGGTGTTCTTCAACTTCGAGGATGGCCGCATCTGTTTTGGTCGCCAGGCCATCGCCAACTACACCGACAGTGTGGAAGGTCGGCTGATGCGCTCGCTGAAGAGCGTGCTCGGCAGTTCGCTGGCGCATGAAAAGACGCGCATCAAGGCGCGTTCGATCGGCTTCATGGAGATCATCGGCCTGTTCCTCGGGCATCTCAGGAAAAAGCTGGAGGAGGATGGCGGCGATCTGGTTGAGACCGTGGTGCTCGGCCGCCCGGTGCAGTTCGTCGATGACGATGCGCAAGCCGACGCGAACGCACAGAGCGACCTGGAAAAGGCAGCGCATGCCCAGGGCTTCAAGCACATCGCCTTCCAGTTCGAGCCGATCGCCGCGGCACTCGACTATGAGCAGAGGGTGACGCAAGAGGAGCTGGCGCTGATCATCGATATGGGCGGCGGCACATCGGATTTCTCGGTCGTGCGCGTCTCGCCGGAGCGTGCCCGATCCCCGGACCGCAAGGACGACATCCTGGCCAGCCGGGGTGTCCATATCGGCGGTACGGATTTCGACCGGCTGCTCAGCATCGCCCATGTCATGCCGCAGCTTGGCTATCTGACCCCGACAAAGGACGGCAAGCGCAATCTGCCGGCCAGCTATTTCATCGATCTCGCGACATGGCAGCGCATCAACCTGGTCTACACCGCCAAGGCGATGACGCATCTGCGCCAGATCCGCTACGAGGCCGCGCGCGCCGATCTCGTCGACCGCTTCATCCACATCGTCGAGCACCGCTATGGCCACGCGCTGGCGGCGTTGGTCGAAAAGGCCAAGATCGAGCTGACCGACCAAACATCAGCCGAAGTCGCGGTGAGGCTCCCTGACATGGAGTTCGCCGCCGAGATCACGCGTGACGGGCTGGACGCCTCGATCGCTCGGGATATCGAGCGGGTCAGCGACACGGTCGGGCAGACCATCCGCGACGCGCAGGTCAAGCCCTCTGACATCACCGCCGTGTTCCTGACCGGCGGCTCGACCGCGATCCCGCTGGCGAGAGAAAAAATCCTGTCGCTGGTGCCGCAGGCTTCCGTCATCGACGGCGACATGTTCGGCTCGGTCGGGCTTGGCCTGGCGCTCGACGCGCAACGGAAATTCGGCTGA
- a CDS encoding TIGR02186 family protein, producing the protein MTGRKAFATAIVLSLLAVVVSAKAQTPLPEGIQIGLSTDNVSITAGFSGADLTIFGSLENPDPLVARQGRYDVIVVLEGPPKPVVVRRKDRVLGVWVNLDSETFENVPMSYSVATTRPLQDITEPNSYKQLSLGASNLYMQPADAGDSPATIEEFTTALRERKAATGLYSENVGGVQFLSQNLFRATVRLAPNVPVGTHKARAFLFKSGLFIKESSAQLEIRKSGFEQSIFRIAHNYSFLYGVFAISLAMLTGWLGRLIFRKD; encoded by the coding sequence ATGACGGGCCGCAAAGCGTTCGCAACCGCCATTGTCCTGTCACTGCTTGCGGTCGTCGTATCCGCCAAGGCACAGACGCCGCTGCCGGAGGGCATCCAGATCGGGCTCTCCACCGACAATGTGTCGATCACCGCCGGCTTTTCCGGTGCCGACCTGACCATTTTCGGCTCGCTGGAAAACCCCGACCCGCTGGTCGCCCGCCAGGGCCGCTACGACGTCATCGTCGTGCTCGAAGGGCCACCCAAGCCGGTGGTGGTGCGCCGCAAGGACCGGGTGCTCGGCGTCTGGGTCAATCTCGATTCCGAAACCTTCGAGAACGTGCCGATGTCCTATTCGGTGGCGACGACGCGGCCGCTGCAGGACATCACCGAACCGAACAGCTACAAGCAGCTGTCGCTCGGCGCCTCCAACCTCTACATGCAGCCGGCCGATGCCGGTGACAGCCCGGCGACGATCGAGGAATTCACCACGGCCTTGCGCGAGCGCAAGGCCGCCACCGGCCTCTACAGCGAGAATGTCGGCGGCGTGCAGTTCCTGTCACAGAACCTTTTCCGTGCCACAGTCAGGCTGGCGCCGAATGTTCCGGTTGGAACCCATAAAGCCCGCGCGTTCCTGTTCAAGAGCGGCCTGTTCATCAAGGAGAGTTCGGCCCAACTCGAAATCCGCAAATCCGGTTTCGAACAGTCGATCTTCCGGATCGCCCACAATTACTCCTTCCTCTATGGCGTCTTCGCCATATCGCTGGCCATGCTGACGGGCTGGCTCGGCAGGCTGATCTTCCGCAAGGATTGA
- a CDS encoding LysR family transcriptional regulator, which translates to MTLDQLRIFVAVAERGHMTKAAELLGISQSAASAAIRALEEQHGVHLFNRVGRNIELAQTGHRFLPEAKAVLERAAAARNVLEHVSQTVTGSLSIAASLTIASYWLPRRLATFHEAYPAVRLSVSIGNTRQVEASVLDGTADLGLVEGRTESDILRRAKVDTDRLMLVVAASHPEIAETAPGRPDITGLRWIIREGGSGTREVLEDLARREGISLADLQVFLVLPSNEAVRQAVEAGAGATIISELVVGRAVAEGSLRSVPIELPKRDFAMITHRDRQASLAQMALKAHLGAETKRSGAS; encoded by the coding sequence ATGACTCTGGATCAGTTGCGCATTTTCGTCGCCGTCGCCGAACGCGGCCACATGACCAAGGCGGCGGAGCTTCTGGGTATTTCCCAGTCGGCGGCATCGGCCGCCATCCGCGCGCTTGAAGAGCAGCACGGCGTCCATCTGTTCAACCGAGTCGGCCGCAACATCGAGCTCGCCCAGACCGGCCACCGGTTCCTGCCGGAGGCCAAGGCCGTGCTCGAGCGCGCCGCCGCTGCCCGCAATGTGCTGGAACATGTTTCCCAGACGGTCACCGGCAGCCTCTCCATTGCCGCCAGCCTGACCATTGCCAGTTACTGGCTGCCGCGCCGGCTGGCGACCTTCCATGAGGCCTACCCAGCGGTGCGGCTAAGCGTCAGCATCGGCAACACAAGGCAGGTCGAGGCCAGCGTGCTGGATGGAACCGCCGATCTCGGCCTCGTCGAGGGGCGCACCGAATCCGACATATTGCGCCGCGCCAAGGTCGATACCGATCGGTTGATGCTGGTGGTCGCTGCTTCACATCCCGAGATCGCCGAAACCGCGCCGGGCCGGCCAGATATCACAGGCCTGCGTTGGATCATTCGCGAGGGCGGTTCGGGCACGCGCGAAGTGTTGGAGGATCTGGCGCGGCGTGAGGGGATTTCGCTTGCCGACCTGCAGGTGTTCCTGGTGCTGCCCAGCAACGAGGCGGTCCGCCAGGCGGTCGAAGCGGGCGCCGGCGCCACCATCATTTCGGAACTCGTCGTCGGACGCGCCGTCGCCGAAGGCAGCCTGCGGTCCGTGCCGATCGAACTACCGAAACGCGATTTCGCCATGATCACGCACCGCGATCGCCAGGCAAGCCTGGCCCAGATGGCGCTCAAGGCGCATCTCGGTGCGGAAACTAAGCGGAGTGGCGCGTCTTAG
- a CDS encoding peptidoglycan-binding protein, producing the protein MNSKRSYLDTLNAGRQRRPQTTLEQLNRSLETLEQRLGQTREEVTARPAPRQYGADPRYPTTDPRAPAAEPRYPAAQPTAQQRWYEDPQPPAPRPQNPAPAPAFDQNYQAIARDIDRVRGQEDSVAMVGKIAGELRGMREELRHQMTAGLQREFDALRKDIDRAFQANAKPGAAGKGSAELGVEFERLSGAIKTLSEKSDDRSVNLLRLELEQVKAALDTLAREESVQKVDRRWDDFDRRWTAFEDRVDADQRKRSDDPALATLTDRLEQISNAVNNLPESLSLRSLEEKVRTLAGAVEHFAGQQDNRGSDTLAMIDERLDEISRAIVASTVAAQANSVDHEAFERIEKRIDSLARQIEEVAQDHPGNAVMDRLGTLSSRVDELAGRANLPEQAMERLAKQITLIADKIDQAPAMPDADYIFQGLEQRFDVLSSMMERRQGDAIEQGNMLFRDLERRLDEVADRLDQRIAPQVDSAGIMEAIDARFTALATRMETRAPDPAGEAAIRGLESRLEDISSRLDASAAQVAGIDPALIRSLEAQVAGLSAHLSRPSTPLPEFEDISPRLNDIEKTLAGTRDSILGAAREAAENAVRSLAGSNANASAVSGLAQDLKTLETLTRRSDERNSRTFEAIHDTLLKIVDRLGSLETSEPSEAVSELLDTRQDEAVSKRRTRTAKMAVEAPSLDIDEPMPLTGDMADLDGRAAALLGNDPGPRGDFGTRSDPGTRSDPRGDLGSRTPAEAAAAAAMAALGSDTIAEKDQPAGRKSMFGGLARAFKGKKAADAPPLAGSAPSADIPSVDLDEPLDPKVANRPLEPGSGAPDLNAIMKRVRDERGQPAKLSDSDAAKSDFIAAARRAAQAAAAEADALKRQSTVKGPVKALRIGDLLKARRKPILMAAAAIMLALAGLQLGKAFLSDPAQVASNDAAPIVAAQPVQTASVGTASPPKAETQPAATDSAPARPVRQAEPSVPASKDEMVAQTAVAMPSDTDAMANTAPVAEPAASAASSSPSTDAMASVAPAPVAPIATTPMDATASEPAAVTTGAQATDVDAKPVVAAPTAANEATAKDTTGAVAPTDAPAAAATAKFDIPADAGPAALRDAAAGGDAKALFEIGSRYAESRGVKEDMAAAAKWYEKSAQLGFAPAEYRIGNFYEKGIGVARDIKKSKTWYQLAAEQGNASAMHNLAVLFAMAADGVTDNESAAHWFQEAADLGVKDSQFNLGILAAKGVGMKQNLEESYKWFALVAKTGDKDAAAKRDEIANALRPEQLERARAATELWKAKPLNAATNSADIPESWQEGTPQTTAGIDMKKAVKNIQLILNKNGYDAGGADGVMGDKTKNAIIAFQTDNKLPATGAVDEKLVRALLARK; encoded by the coding sequence ATGAACAGCAAGCGGTCCTATCTCGACACACTCAACGCCGGCAGGCAGCGCAGGCCACAGACCACGCTCGAGCAACTGAACCGCTCGCTGGAGACGCTGGAACAGCGACTGGGGCAGACGCGCGAGGAGGTGACGGCGCGTCCCGCTCCGCGCCAATACGGCGCCGACCCGCGCTATCCAACCACCGATCCGCGCGCTCCCGCCGCGGAGCCGCGTTATCCCGCCGCCCAGCCAACCGCCCAGCAGCGCTGGTACGAGGATCCGCAGCCGCCGGCGCCGCGCCCGCAGAACCCGGCACCGGCTCCCGCCTTCGACCAGAACTACCAGGCCATCGCCCGCGACATCGACCGCGTGCGTGGCCAGGAAGACAGCGTCGCCATGGTCGGCAAGATCGCCGGCGAGTTGCGCGGCATGCGCGAGGAGCTGCGCCACCAGATGACGGCGGGCCTGCAGCGCGAATTCGATGCGCTGCGCAAGGACATCGATCGCGCCTTCCAGGCGAACGCCAAGCCCGGCGCGGCAGGCAAGGGCAGCGCCGAACTCGGCGTCGAATTCGAACGGCTTTCCGGCGCCATCAAAACGCTATCGGAGAAGAGCGACGACAGAAGCGTCAACCTGCTGCGGCTGGAGCTCGAGCAGGTCAAGGCCGCGCTCGACACGCTGGCGCGCGAGGAGAGCGTGCAGAAGGTCGACCGCCGCTGGGACGACTTCGACCGCCGCTGGACGGCTTTCGAGGACCGCGTCGACGCCGACCAGCGTAAACGTTCCGACGATCCCGCCCTTGCAACCCTGACCGACCGGCTGGAGCAGATCAGCAACGCCGTCAACAATCTGCCGGAATCGCTGTCGCTGCGCTCGCTCGAGGAAAAGGTCCGCACGCTGGCCGGCGCCGTCGAACACTTCGCGGGCCAGCAGGACAATCGCGGCAGCGATACGCTTGCCATGATCGACGAGCGGCTGGACGAAATTTCCCGCGCCATCGTTGCCTCGACCGTCGCGGCACAGGCCAATTCGGTCGACCACGAAGCCTTTGAACGCATCGAGAAGCGGATCGACTCGCTCGCCCGGCAGATCGAGGAAGTGGCGCAGGACCACCCCGGCAATGCGGTCATGGATCGTCTGGGCACGCTATCGAGCCGGGTCGACGAACTCGCCGGCCGCGCCAATTTGCCCGAACAGGCGATGGAACGGCTGGCCAAACAGATCACGCTGATCGCCGACAAGATCGACCAGGCGCCGGCCATGCCCGATGCCGACTACATCTTCCAGGGGCTTGAGCAGCGCTTCGACGTACTGTCCAGCATGATGGAACGCCGCCAGGGCGACGCCATCGAACAGGGCAACATGCTGTTTCGGGATCTCGAGCGCCGCCTGGACGAAGTTGCCGACCGGCTCGACCAGCGCATCGCGCCGCAAGTCGACAGCGCCGGCATCATGGAAGCCATCGATGCCCGCTTCACCGCACTCGCCACGCGCATGGAGACGCGCGCTCCCGATCCTGCCGGCGAAGCGGCGATCCGTGGACTGGAAAGCCGGCTCGAGGACATTTCCAGCCGGCTCGACGCATCGGCGGCCCAGGTGGCCGGCATCGATCCGGCGCTGATCCGTAGCCTGGAGGCGCAGGTCGCCGGCCTGTCCGCCCACCTTTCCAGGCCCAGCACCCCGCTGCCAGAATTCGAAGACATCAGCCCGCGCCTGAACGATATCGAGAAGACACTGGCCGGGACCCGCGATTCCATCCTCGGTGCGGCACGCGAGGCGGCTGAGAACGCGGTGCGTTCGCTGGCTGGGTCGAATGCCAACGCGTCGGCAGTTTCCGGGCTCGCCCAGGATCTGAAGACGCTGGAAACGCTGACGCGGCGTTCCGACGAGCGCAATTCGCGAACTTTCGAAGCCATCCACGACACGCTGCTCAAGATCGTCGACAGGTTGGGGTCGCTGGAGACCAGCGAACCGTCCGAGGCGGTAAGCGAGCTTCTGGACACGCGCCAGGACGAGGCAGTCAGCAAGCGCCGTACGCGGACCGCCAAGATGGCTGTCGAGGCGCCATCGCTGGATATCGACGAGCCGATGCCGCTGACCGGCGACATGGCCGATCTCGACGGCCGTGCCGCCGCCCTATTGGGCAACGACCCAGGCCCGCGTGGTGATTTCGGTACGCGCAGCGACCCGGGCACACGCAGCGACCCGCGTGGCGACCTGGGTAGCCGCACGCCAGCGGAGGCCGCCGCTGCCGCTGCCATGGCCGCGCTCGGCTCCGACACCATCGCCGAGAAAGATCAGCCGGCAGGCCGCAAATCGATGTTCGGCGGGCTGGCACGCGCCTTCAAGGGCAAGAAGGCGGCGGACGCTCCGCCGCTGGCCGGCTCGGCGCCAAGCGCCGACATACCGAGTGTCGATCTCGACGAGCCGCTCGATCCGAAAGTGGCCAACCGACCGCTGGAACCCGGCTCCGGCGCGCCCGACCTCAATGCGATCATGAAGCGGGTGCGCGACGAGCGTGGTCAGCCGGCCAAGCTCAGCGACAGCGACGCCGCGAAATCGGACTTCATCGCTGCTGCGCGGCGCGCTGCACAGGCTGCCGCCGCGGAGGCCGACGCCTTAAAGCGCCAGTCGACGGTGAAAGGGCCAGTGAAAGCGCTCAGGATCGGCGACCTGCTCAAGGCGCGGCGCAAGCCGATCCTGATGGCGGCCGCGGCGATCATGCTGGCGCTTGCCGGCCTGCAGCTCGGCAAGGCGTTTCTCTCGGACCCGGCCCAGGTGGCCAGCAACGACGCGGCACCAATCGTAGCCGCGCAGCCGGTGCAAACGGCATCCGTCGGCACGGCTAGCCCGCCGAAGGCGGAAACGCAGCCGGCAGCGACGGACAGCGCACCGGCCCGTCCCGTCAGGCAGGCCGAACCGTCGGTGCCGGCAAGCAAAGACGAGATGGTGGCGCAGACCGCCGTGGCGATGCCGTCGGACACGGATGCGATGGCGAATACCGCCCCGGTTGCAGAGCCCGCGGCTTCGGCCGCCTCTTCCAGCCCGAGCACTGACGCGATGGCTTCGGTCGCTCCGGCGCCAGTTGCGCCCATTGCTACGACACCGATGGATGCGACGGCTTCAGAGCCGGCCGCTGTCACCACGGGTGCGCAAGCGACGGATGTGGATGCCAAGCCGGTCGTGGCCGCGCCAACGGCGGCCAACGAGGCCACCGCCAAGGACACCACAGGTGCGGTTGCGCCGACGGATGCGCCGGCAGCGGCAGCCACGGCCAAGTTCGACATTCCGGCCGATGCCGGCCCGGCCGCGCTGCGCGATGCCGCCGCTGGTGGCGACGCCAAGGCGCTGTTCGAGATCGGCTCGCGCTACGCCGAGTCGCGCGGCGTCAAGGAAGACATGGCGGCAGCCGCGAAATGGTACGAGAAATCGGCGCAACTCGGCTTCGCGCCGGCCGAATACCGCATCGGCAATTTCTATGAAAAGGGCATCGGCGTCGCGCGCGACATCAAGAAGTCGAAGACCTGGTACCAGCTCGCCGCCGAACAGGGCAACGCCAGCGCCATGCACAATCTGGCGGTGCTGTTCGCCATGGCCGCCGATGGCGTGACTGACAATGAATCGGCCGCGCACTGGTTCCAGGAGGCCGCCGACCTCGGCGTCAAGGATAGCCAGTTCAACCTCGGCATCCTCGCCGCCAAGGGCGTCGGCATGAAGCAGAACCTCGAGGAATCCTATAAATGGTTCGCGCTCGTCGCCAAGACCGGCGACAAGGATGCAGCCGCCAAGCGCGACGAGATCGCTAACGCGCTGCGGCCCGAGCAGCTTGAGCGGGCGCGCGCCGCGACCGAATTGTGGAAGGCCAAGCCGCTCAATGCGGCGACCAATTCGGCCGACATTCCGGAATCCTGGCAGGAAGGCACGCCGCAAACGACCGCCGGCATCGACATGAAGAAGGCGGTCAAGAACATCCAGCTCATCCTCAACAAAAACGGCTATGATGCGGGCGGCGCCGATGGCGTCATGGGCGACAAGACCAAGAACGCGATCATCGCTTTCCAGACCGATAACAAGCTGCCGGCAACGGGTGCCGTCGATGAAAAACTGGTCCGGGCGCTACTGGCGCGCAAATAA
- a CDS encoding MerR family DNA-binding transcriptional regulator — MKLISAGETAANTNNASIEAGEDLVRIGEMAKKYGVTLRTLRFYEDKGLLNPQRDGSTRLYTRRDKARLKLILLGRKVGFSLRDVKQMMDLYDPTGSNTKQLRLALDKSEKQLARLQKQRALIDDAINELSGSMSAVRQMLTERTAPQASVAS; from the coding sequence ATGAAGCTTATCTCGGCCGGCGAGACCGCGGCCAATACCAACAATGCATCTATCGAAGCCGGTGAGGATCTCGTCCGCATCGGCGAAATGGCCAAGAAATACGGCGTGACGCTGCGCACGCTGCGTTTCTATGAAGACAAGGGCCTGCTCAACCCGCAGCGCGACGGTTCGACCCGTCTCTACACGCGCCGCGACAAGGCCCGGCTGAAGCTGATCCTGCTCGGCCGCAAGGTCGGGTTCTCGCTGCGCGACGTCAAGCAGATGATGGATCTCTACGATCCGACCGGTTCCAACACCAAGCAACTGCGCCTGGCGCTGGACAAGTCGGAGAAGCAGCTTGCCCGCCTGCAGAAGCAGCGGGCACTTATCGACGACGCCATCAACGAGCTTTCCGGCTCGATGTCGGCGGTGCGCCAGATGTTGACCGAGCGCACGGCGCCGCAGGCGAGCGTCGCGAGCTAA
- a CDS encoding sulfite exporter TauE/SafE family protein, whose protein sequence is MGIYLPIAEISVNVFVLLAMGAAVGFLSGMFGVGGGFLITPLLIFYNIPPAIAVATGANQVIASSVSGVLSHMKRGTLDFKLGGVLLAGGIVGSTAGIYVFAFLRRLGQLDLFISLLYVVLLGTVGGLMLVESINALRATRSGAAPVLKKSGQHNWIHRLPLKMRFRASKLFVSVIPVLGLGAGIGFLSSIMGVGGGFIMVPALIYLLKVPTNVVIGTSLFQIIFTSAYTTLVHATTNQTVDVVLAFILMAGGVAGAQYGAKAGQRLRGEQLRALLALLVLAVAIRLAIDLFVTPPNLYSLSALGLN, encoded by the coding sequence GTGGGCATCTATCTCCCGATTGCGGAAATTTCCGTCAACGTCTTCGTGCTGCTGGCCATGGGTGCGGCGGTGGGCTTCCTGTCGGGCATGTTCGGCGTCGGCGGCGGCTTCCTCATCACGCCGCTCCTGATCTTCTACAACATCCCCCCGGCGATCGCGGTTGCCACCGGCGCCAACCAGGTCATCGCCTCTTCTGTCTCCGGCGTGCTTTCGCACATGAAGCGTGGCACGCTCGACTTCAAGCTCGGCGGCGTACTTTTGGCCGGCGGCATCGTCGGCTCCACCGCCGGCATCTACGTTTTCGCCTTCCTGCGCCGGCTCGGCCAGCTCGACCTGTTCATCTCGCTGCTTTATGTCGTGCTCCTCGGTACGGTCGGCGGCCTGATGCTGGTCGAAAGCATCAATGCGCTGCGCGCCACACGCAGTGGCGCTGCCCCGGTGCTGAAGAAATCCGGCCAGCACAACTGGATCCACCGGCTGCCGCTGAAGATGCGCTTCAGGGCGTCAAAACTGTTCGTCAGCGTCATCCCGGTGCTTGGCCTTGGTGCCGGGATCGGCTTCCTGTCGTCGATCATGGGCGTCGGCGGCGGCTTCATCATGGTGCCGGCGCTGATCTACCTGCTCAAGGTGCCGACCAATGTCGTTATCGGCACGTCGCTGTTCCAGATCATCTTCACGTCCGCCTACACCACGCTGGTCCACGCCACCACCAACCAGACGGTCGATGTCGTGCTGGCCTTCATTTTGATGGCGGGTGGCGTGGCCGGCGCGCAATATGGCGCCAAGGCCGGCCAGAGGCTGCGCGGCGAGCAGCTCAGGGCATTGCTGGCCTTGCTGGTGCTGGCTGTAGCGATCAGGCTGGCGATCGATCTTTTCGTCACCCCGCCCAATCTCTATTCGCTGTCTGCCTTAGGCCTCAACTGA